A region of the Apium graveolens cultivar Ventura chromosome 6, ASM990537v1, whole genome shotgun sequence genome:
AATTGACAAAAAGAAACATTTTAAAAAAACTTATTTCCCTGTTTTTAAAAAGTAAGCCAACGAGATCAAGCTATAAGCTATGAACTCAAGTAGATGTTATCCTTTTAAGTTTTAACCACTCTTGATTAGATCACAGATATAAAAAGCTTGAAAAGAGAGATGCTCCTGATTGATGTGGACTAAGGTTCATCTCTGTAATATGTGTGCGCACCCATATTCATTAATAATTCTATAATGTTTAATAAGTAGTTAACGATGGAATGGTAGATTAGGTGTCACTATCCTTGATGGATTACTTTTGACTTTACTTAATTATCTAAACCAATAATTAACCATAATCGGCTCCCAGGTACTCACAAAAGCCACATACCGAATATATATAGCTAGGTTCCGGTACTTGTTCTTGATTAGTAGAGTGCAGGGAGTGATATACATATATAGAGAGCACTCGAACACCAACAAATTGATTCTCTTTTTTTCTAATTTACAACAAAGATGTCATCATACGTTCATATATACACCGAGAGTTTCTTATGTCATCTCCGACAGTTGTGAttcaaaaatccaaatttggatcaTCAACTAATTCAAATTTCTGACCAACTTTAACAGTGTGAtccaaatatttgattcaaattactttttatatataataatatataaatgttattttaagcaattttatcttaaaattatcgtttaattattattaacaatttatataacatttcataaattaattaaaacaaaaaaaTTAGTACATTCACGAAAAACACATTTATTGCAATAATTAATATACAAAATATCATTGATACACACTAATTTTTCGAATTAGTATATTTTTTCCGCAAATGCTCAATTAATGCATTTCTAAGTGCAATATGTGcctctttattttttttattttttattgcGGTTCAGGAATTCTTGGTATCGAGTATTTTCATCAATCGAAATAGTCTCGACTTCTGGATCCAGCACTTCTGACTCTTCAATAAAATTTTAGTGAAATTATATGTTTtctcattatttttaattttattttaaaaataaattttgttaactattaattatattttgttattaattatataattaaaaaatcaaaaatcaatttaaaatctcataaactACAAATAACAAAACCCTTATTTTACATTAAACCAAGTGATCCAAATTTGAATCAGTATTGCTCACTGATCCAAATTCAGATGACCATTTGGATCACTAAATTTGGATTTTTGGATCACGGTTGGATTTGCCCTTAATAAGGTTGCATCATGGTtgtaaaaattaaattatattttcaaTCATACGTTGTGGAACTCAACTGTAAGAGGTGGCTTAGTTTGCAATTATTTATTCGATTAAAAAACAAGTGAAATTACACTTCGAGAAAATTTTAATTTCCATCATATATAGAAAGTTATTCACCGACTTTCCCTTGATAATTTGTATTATTCATGTTAAGTGATAATCCACATAACAGTCAAACAAAATTTTGTACTTCCGTGACTTAAATTATTATTACTCATGTTGAATGATAATTCATGCCGAACAAAATTTTATATTTTCGTAACTTTTCTTTTAGAGTTACACAAGATTAATAACTTTTTGTTACCAATCAAGAGCATTTTCAACAATTTCTTTAAAAAAACTCTTAAATGTAAAAATAAAGAGTATTATCAAAATTGGAGTTGTAAGAGACTCTTAAAGACTCTTTAAAATTTTAAGAGCCCCATCTCTCTGCTAAAAGAACCAACCacttgtttttaatttttattttattataaattaattcaGCCACCCAATTTTGATCTATAATTTATATTGTactttattaaataaatatattttaatattaaaatattatataaaaattgAATATAAATAATGTTGTTGGAGGTGAATGTACATTAAGTTGTTAAAAgtcaatattttatatatatttaaagaGTGTCTATTCAGATATGTACGTATATTTTCTGAAAACAACATATAATATTTTATCAAATTCACTGATATTCTCTATATGTACACATATTTGAAGGATCCGAGAATAACATAATTAGAAGTTGTTACACGACCAGAAACCGAATAATTATATGCAGACTAATACTCGTAGTTTATTTCCAAAGTAAAAGTTAACCAACCAAATATGTTCAGAATTGTATACTTCAATCACCATCAAGTGTTTAATTTTAATAATCATTCGACTTTTTTACACTCATTTCTAAGTGTTTTGACCgcatagttaaaataataatttttaaaattttattttcctgaataaaaatatataacttaaaacttttatttataaaaagaaaattttaaaaataataatttttactATGCGGTCAATGCATCTTGATATGTGTGCAGAAAAGTCAAGAGACATGTAAAATGAAACAGGGAGGAAGTATGTAATATGATTATGTGGTTGTTTAAATGGAGCTTAGCCTGAGGACTCAGGACTgtggagagagagagatgaggAAGCAGGCAGGGAGAGAGAACATGGGAGAGGGAAAGTAGGGAGAGAGAACATGGGAGAGGGAGAGTGGGCCCCACACCCCTAGCAGTCATGACTCATGCGCATGCCCGGTTTTACCAGCACTAGACCCTCAGCCTAGCTAACCCCACATTGACCTAACCCTAACCCAAACCCaaacaaaacaaacaaacacTAGTCCTCTACTCAAACCCAAACATTTCTCTATACATATCTCCTCCTTTCACATTTCTCCAAAACCTCCCCAAACATCAAACAAAACACTACAACTAAATCTGAAATCCCCTATACCTAAAAGTACACAAACAAGTCACAACCATATTCTTGTGTGTTTTCTatgtttgtgtatttgatgtgctTATATGATAGTGATTAGATAAAGTTAAGATGGCATCTCATGCTCTAGCTCAAAGTTTGGTTCAACACACTTAACTTCAATTTACTTGTCAAACACCTACAACAAATCTACCCTAGCATCCTTCTACTTGCTCAAAATATAGTGCATAGTTTGATTAATTTAAGTGGTTTGCAAGATATATATTTTGAGAAAGATTTAGAGATATGGATCCTTTAACAGCTCATGGCCATCAATTGCCATCTTCTTTCCACTCTAGAGGCCTTCCACTCCACCACCACCCTCTCCAATTCCAAAACTTCCACCATCAACAGCAACAGAATTCCGGTGAGGAACAAAGTGAGAATAACCAGCTCACTCGCAGCCTGAAGCGAGAAAGAGCtgacaataataataacaacaacaacGATGACAATCACAACGGGAGTATGGAAGACAAGGAATTGGTTTCATTCAATGGATCAGAAAGTGAAGGGAATCGAAAACCGCGGGGGAGACCAGCTGGGTCCAAAAACAAGCCCAAACCCCCAATTATTATCACACGGGACAGCGCGAACGCGCTTAGATCCCATGTGATGGAAGTTGCGAACGGTTGCGATATTCAAGAGAGTATTTCTACTTTTGCTACGAGAAGACAAAGAGGCGTTTGTATTTTAAGCGGCAGCGGAACCGTTACGAATGTTACTCTAAAACAACCCGCTGGACAAGGTACGGTTCTTCCTTTACAAGGTAGATTTGAAATTCTATCTCTTTCGGGTTCGTTTTTGCCCCCTCCTGCACCGCCAGCAGCTTCGGGTTTGACTATATACTTAGCTGGCGGTCAAGGACAAATTGTAGGAGGGAGCGTGGCCGGACAGCTAATAGCGTCCGGCCCTGTGATTATAATGGCAGCCTCTTTCGGAAATGCTGCTTACGAGAGACTGCCATTAGAAGACGAAGAGTCTTCTGTTCCGGGGAGCGGATCCTTGGAATCTACTCCGCTCCCTGGAATGATCGGACAGCAGCAGCAACAACTCATGGTAGATCCAAACGCATCGTTATTTCAAGGGCCAAGTCATGATCAAGCATACTGGGGTGAAGCTCGGCCTCCTTATTGAAGGGAACTAAGAGAGCACAAAAGTTAGATGCTTTAATTATTCTATTTTCAGTTCAGTTTACTTTGCTTTGATCTGTTAATTAATTACTATTCTCCTTCTCTTTTTTCCTATGATTAACTAGTAGTTAATGATTAGCTTAATATTATGTGGTTATTTATAGTGTGCTTTTGGTTAAGGAAGATCGATCGAGTGTACAAAATTTTAAGCTCTCTGTGGCTTATTTTACCATATTCCATTAACTTATTGTAGTTCTCGATCTTGAATCAAAATCCTCACATTTTCGGTTAAAATATAGTTTAATTTAAGTCTTTGTTATTACGCAGTTTCAATCAGTTGCATCGACTGGTTAGGTCTTCTAGTCTAGTGACGAAAACTCAGATCGTGTGCAGGTAAGTGGGAGGATCTCCTCTCTTTTATTAACACATTTTACCTCTGCAATAAAAAAAATCGACTATTTATTATTATTCCAAAAATTATTAGAAGAGTCTAGGTAGATATTTATAATCAGGTTTTTACCGATAACTCTTCTC
Encoded here:
- the LOC141664009 gene encoding AT-hook motif nuclear-localized protein 18-like — translated: MDPLTAHGHQLPSSFHSRGLPLHHHPLQFQNFHHQQQQNSGEEQSENNQLTRSLKRERADNNNNNNNDDNHNGSMEDKELVSFNGSESEGNRKPRGRPAGSKNKPKPPIIITRDSANALRSHVMEVANGCDIQESISTFATRRQRGVCILSGSGTVTNVTLKQPAGQGTVLPLQGRFEILSLSGSFLPPPAPPAASGLTIYLAGGQGQIVGGSVAGQLIASGPVIIMAASFGNAAYERLPLEDEESSVPGSGSLESTPLPGMIGQQQQQLMVDPNASLFQGPSHDQAYWGEARPPY